The Arthrobacter sp. OAP107 DNA segment TGTGCACGTAGACGCGCTGAACCGAGAGGCAGTTTTGCCCGGCAACACCGAACGCCCCGGCCACGATGGCATCAGATGCCTGCACCGCATCCGCGTCGGAACACACGATCGTCGCATTGTTGCCGCCGAGTTCAGAAAGGATTTTTTTTGCTCCGGCTGTCGCCGCAATGCGGTCCGCAGTCCGGGGACCGCCGGTGAAGGAAATCAGATCGACCTGCTCATCGCCCACCAGCGCTTCGGAAACTCCGGGCCCGGCGACGATCGCGGCGAGGCGTCCGGAGGGGACACCCGCTTCCAGAAGCAACTGGACGAACGCCAGCCCGGTCAGCGGGGTCCGGCCGGACGGTTTAAGCACGACGCCGTTGCCTCCGATGAGGGCCGGGCCCAGCTTGTGTGCCACGAGGTTGAGCGGATCGTTGAACGGGGTGATCGCCGCGACGATTCCCACCGGCTTCCGGCTGTACCAGCCGATCTTGCCCGCACCGGCCATGCTGTCCTCGAAGCCCAGGGTCTCCCCTGTGAGTTCTCCGGAAGCGGCAGCTGAAAGGCGCAGGGTTTCGATGCAGCGGCGCACCTCACGTTCCGCCTCGGTGATGGTTTTGCTGCTCTCCGCGGCGATGATCCTGGCGAACCGCCCAGATTGATCGGCGAGAATCTGCGCTGCGGTCTCCAACGCCTGTCTGCGGGACCGCAGAGGCCACTCCGCACCCATTAGATGGCGGTGGATGTGGGCGACCGCCCTGCGGACGTCCTGGGGCGAAGAGGAGCAGACCCGGCCGAGCAGAATGCCGTCTTCAGGGTCCCGTATTTCCAGGATCATGTCGGTGGTCTGCCATTGGCCTTC contains these protein-coding regions:
- a CDS encoding aldehyde dehydrogenase family protein gives rise to the protein MTLSESLADARPETGYSRAEIANLPGGAFFEGQWQTTDMILEIRDPEDGILLGRVCSSSPQDVRRAVAHIHRHLMGAEWPLRSRRQALETAAQILADQSGRFARIIAAESSKTITEAEREVRRCIETLRLSAAASGELTGETLGFEDSMAGAGKIGWYSRKPVGIVAAITPFNDPLNLVAHKLGPALIGGNGVVLKPSGRTPLTGLAFVQLLLEAGVPSGRLAAIVAGPGVSEALVGDEQVDLISFTGGPRTADRIAATAGAKKILSELGGNNATIVCSDADAVQASDAIVAGAFGVAGQNCLSVQRVYVHISLFEDVLERVTRGTKALRTGPKLDRSTDVGPLISEAEARRVEEWVDEARAAGARVHAGGKRRNAYYEPTVLTDVPAQCRVISEEVFGPVVSIMPFISVADAVHAANGSDYGLQAGVFTQSIDRALAIAEKLQVGAVVINETSDVRIDSMPFGGFKKSGVGREGVRYAVREMTEPKSTIVNLGESRTGWQQLPGGLPERKTS